ATCGCACACATGACCGGTGTGCTCGCCAAGTCACCCCGGGTGGATTACCAACCGAACTCGGCGACCGGTGACGAGATGCGGCTGTCGCAGATGACGTTCGCGGCCGACCGCACCGACAAGCAGTGACGCCGTAGGCCTCCAGGAAGGTTCGAGCATGTTCCCATTCGTCCGGCGCCGGATGTACACCAGCGCCCTGCCGCTGATCATCGTCCTGCTCGGGGTGTTCCTGCTGGCACGGCTCACCGGGGACCCCACCAATCTGTACCTCCCCGAGTCGGCGACCCCCGAGCAGCGCGCGGAGTTCCGGGCCGCCAACGGATTCGACCAGCCCATCGGCACCCAACTGGTCGACTACTTCAAGGGTGTACTGCACCTGGACTTCGGCACGTCGCTGCGCACCGGTGAATCGGCCGCCGACATGGCGCTGCGGGCGTTCCCGGCCACCCTGCAACTGGCCGTCACCACCATGCTGCTGGCGATCCTCGGCGCCGTCGTGATCGGCTGCTGGGCCGCCTACCGACCCAACTCGCTGGCCGACCGGTTCTCCAGCCTGCTGTCGATGACCGCGGCGTCGATCCCGGACTTCTGGTTCGCCATCACCGGGGTGTGGCTGTTCGCGGTCCTGCTGGGCTGGCTGCCCACCTCGGGCGTCGACAACGGTGCGCTGTCGTGGATCCTGCCGATCGCGACGCTGATGATCCGCCCGCTCGGCGTGCTGACCCAGGTGGTCCGCGGCGCGATGGTGTCGGCCCTGTCCGCCCCCTACATCCGGTTGGCCCGCAGCAAGGGCGCCGGTGACGTGCGTGTGGTCAGCCACCACGCGCTGCGCAACGCGGCCGCGCCCGCGCTCACCGTGGCGGGCGATCTGGCCGTCGGACTCATCAACGGCGCCGTAGTGGTCGAGGCCATCTTCGGCTGGCCGGGCATCGGCAAGCTGATGATCGACGCGATCCTGCAACGCGACTTCGCGGTGCTGCAGGCCGCCGTACTGCTCACCGCCGTGAGCATTTTCGTCCT
This region of Mycolicibacterium goodii genomic DNA includes:
- a CDS encoding ABC transporter permease — encoded protein: MFPFVRRRMYTSALPLIIVLLGVFLLARLTGDPTNLYLPESATPEQRAEFRAANGFDQPIGTQLVDYFKGVLHLDFGTSLRTGESAADMALRAFPATLQLAVTTMLLAILGAVVIGCWAAYRPNSLADRFSSLLSMTAASIPDFWFAITGVWLFAVLLGWLPTSGVDNGALSWILPIATLMIRPLGVLTQVVRGAMVSALSAPYIRLARSKGAGDVRVVSHHALRNAAAPALTVAGDLAVGLINGAVVVEAIFGWPGIGKLMIDAILQRDFAVLQAAVLLTAVSIFVLNIVIDACYALLDARVREPAKV